A region of Coccinella septempunctata chromosome 5, icCocSept1.1, whole genome shotgun sequence DNA encodes the following proteins:
- the LOC123313692 gene encoding uncharacterized protein LOC123313692: MGNMILPAIIGFKAAGLTSIILFTMKVLVVKAFMVAKFALLISSAIFVKKFFFQEHHHEPTYVEIEHHEPEAHPMFVSNEGGNEGHGTSNYLAYANYVPSAAAQTQVVNYAVEAPTANFSGAGQQQIIVPIAGKRSDEKRIPKLPLYTIRKYTVHSA; this comes from the exons ATGGGGAACATGATCCTTCCGGCCATAATTGGATTCAAGGCTGCAGGATTAACGTCAATCATTCTGTTCACGATGAAAGTGCTGGTTGTGAAGGCGTTCATGGTGGCCAAATTCGCTCTCTTGATTTCATCCGCGATCTTCgtgaaaaaattcttcttccAAGAGCACCACCACGAGCCCACCTACGTGGAAATAGAGCATCATGAGCCAGAAGCCCATCCGATGTTCGTCAGTAATGAAG GTGGTAACGAAGGCCATGGGACTTCCAACTATTTAGCATACGCAAACTACGTCCCAAGTGCTGCGGCTCAAACACAAGTAGTAAATTATGCAGTTGAGGCTCCAACGGCTAATTTTTCTGGTGCTGGCCAACAGCAGATTATTGTTCCTATTGCTGGAAAAAGGTCAGATGAGAAGAGGATACCGAAGCTACCGCTTTACACAATCAGGAAATATACGGTCCATAGCGCTTAG
- the LOC123313690 gene encoding cytochrome P450 6j1-like: MIALYTGLLLVILSIIFYIYMTRNFKHWKKRKIPFLKPEPIFGNLRDVCLWKTTIGEFCRSVYETTKEPFIGFFILDEPCLMVNDLDLIRNILIKDFDHFLNRTMTNNEAHDAIGSNILFLMKTPRWRDIRRRMTPAFSSGKMKLMSKLMIKCAEDMVDYVRKKIKHENLEVRELCGKFTTDAITSTSFGLEAGCFEQEDAPFRVIARRIYNWQFVWHAIQTTCFFIAPKLVHLLRMSFIDGLSSNFFRDVFWRTMKDREKTKFVRNDLLDILIEMKKQDQIDNVESLDGDILVAQAVQFFIAGYETTSSTMTFLLMELAHNPDIQKKVRDEIIRVRNKYGGFCYDGLQEMEYLECTLYETLRKYPIVPFLDRRCSKRYQIPGSDLVLEKGDMIYIPIMGIHYDPEYFPDPQRFEPNRFRKENSETRHNMTFLSFGDGPRNCIGRRYSLLNAKCGLAHLLSNFEVQPCPDKNEKFEFNSKGFLLQPLNGITLLFKEIN; encoded by the exons ATGATTGCTCTGTACACCGGATTGCTCTTGGTAATCTTGAGtatcattttttatatttacatgACGAGGAATTTCAAACATTGGAAGAAACGTAAGATACCATTTTTGAAACCTGAGCCAATATTTGGAAACTTGAGAGACGTGTGCCTGTGGAAAACCACCATTGGCGAATTCTGTAGGTCAGTGTATGAAACCACCAAGGAACCCTTCATAGGTTTCTTCATCTTGGACGAACCCTGCCTGATGGTGAACGATTTGGATCTCATAAGAAACATACTGATCAAGGATTTTGATCACTTCCTCAATAGAACAATGACCAATAACGAGGCGCATGACGCAATAGGATCTAACATACTATTCCTGATGAAAACTCCTAGATGGAGGGATATTAGGAGGAGAATGACACCAGCCTTCTCCTccggaaaaatgaaattgatgtCTAAGCTGATGATCAAATGTGCAGAAGACATGGTTGATTATGTGAGGAAGAAAATAAAACATGAAAACCTGGAAGTTCGAGAACTCTGCGGAAAATTCACTACTGATGCAATAACTTCCACATCGTTTGGTTTAGAAGCCGGTTGTTTTGAGCAAGAAGATGCCCCATTTAGAGTTATAGCAAGGAGAATTTACAACTGGCAGTTTGTCTGGCATGCAATTCAGACTACGTGCTTCTTCATAGCGCCCAAGTTGGTACACTTGTTGAGGATGAGTTTCATCGATGGTTTATCGAGTAACTTCTTCAGGGACGTCTTCTGGAGGACTATGAAGGATAGGGAGAAAACCAAGTTCGTCAGGAACGATTTGTTGGATATTCTCATTGaaatgaagaaacaggaccAGATCGATAACGTTGAATCATTAG ATGGGGACATTTTAGTGGCCCAAgctgtccaatttttcattGCTGGCTATGAAACAACGAGCTCGACAATGACATTCCTTTTGATGGAGCTGGCACATAATCCGGACATACAAAAAAAAGTTAGGGATGAAATTATACGCGTCAGGAACAAGTATGGAGGGTTTTGTTACGATGGTCTTCAAGAGATGGAGTACTTAGAATGTACCCTTTATG agacCTTGAGAAAATATCCAATTGTGCCTTTCCTCGATAGGAGATGCTCAAAGCGATATCAAATTCCAGGAAGTGACTTGGTACTAGAAAAGGGTGATATGATTTATATCCCAATTATGGGAATACACTATGATCCAGAATATTTTCCTGATCCACAACGATTTGAGCCAAACAGATTCAGGAAGGAAAACTCTGAGACAAGGCACAATATGACATTCTTGTCGTTCGGTGATGGACCTAGAAACTGCATAG gtCGACGATACAGCCTTTTGAATGCTAAATGTGGACTAGCTCATCTCTTGTCGAATTTTGAAGTTCAGCCTTGTcctgataaaaatgaaaaattcgaattcaattcgAAGGGATTCCTTTTGCAGCCACTGAATGGCATAACATTATTATTTAAAGAAATAAACTGA
- the LOC123314123 gene encoding uncharacterized protein LOC123314123: protein MISHLVLLVPLCVLSIVSVKGASEGLDFGKGTHVLGKFFIHYLNTQPEDIKLSEGVHLVSIKSDHMGRSLNKDKTVLGAIENYLQSHEIRIKLPELMPGEEFGRSFKEAIEDIDESNEGKCDICPDEGSMLFFIIFSSFSVVTGRRRNGNGGGGGGMSTGVMMAGVMMGKMLATLGLGGVALLAKKALFVSVLALTLSAIIGIKKLVHSDDHHEGHTVIHAAHHGHGHELHDYRRKRDVDQLAYRAWKEFK, encoded by the exons ATGATCTCTCATCTTGTTTTACTAGTGCCCTTGTGCGTCTTATCAATAGTTTCGGTGAAAGGTGCCTCTGAAGGATTAGATTTCGGAAAAGGAACCCACGTCCTTGGGAAATTTTTCATACATTACCTGAACACGCAACCGGAGGACATAAAGTTGAGTGAGGGGGTACACCTGGTGTCCATTAAAAGTGACCATATGGGGAGGTCTTTGAATAAGGACAAGACAGTGTTGGGTGCTATCGAGAACTACTTGCAGAGTCACGAAATAAGGATTAAGTTGCCGGAACTGATGCCAGGGGAGGAGTTTGGGAGGTCTTTCAAGGAGGCCATAGAGGATATAGATGAGAGCAACGAAGGTAAATGTGACATTTGTCCAGATGAAGGG TCTATgcttttcttcatcattttctccTCATTTTCAGTTGTCACCGGTCGCAGGAGGAACGGAAATGGAGGGGGTGGAGGAGGCATGAGTACCGGAGTCATGATGGCCGGAGTCATGATGGGCAAAATGTTGGCAACCCTTGGTCTCGGTGGAGTGGCGCTGCTGGCCAAGAAAGCTCTATTCGTTTCGGTGCTGGCCCTGACTTTATCAGCCATCATTGGTATCAAGAAGCTGGTACACTCGGATGACCACCACGAAGGTCATACAGTCATACACGCCGCTCATCATGGTCATGGACACGAGCTGCACGACTACAGGAGGAAGAGGGATGTGGACCAGTTGGCCTACAGAGCTTGGAAAGAGTTCAAGTAG